The uncultured Trichococcus sp. DNA segment TTTTCTATCAAAGGGAGCGAAAAGTCGCTCTTTTTGATAGAAAATATTCCTTATGCGAGATACAATAAGGTTAAGAAATAAACGACAGAGGAGTTTTTGAAATGACTGAACCTTTAAAAGGATTTGTGCATTCAACAGAGAGTTTCGGTTCCGTTGATGGGCCCGGAATCCGTTTTATTATATTTATGCAAGGGTGCCGCATGCGGTGCCAATTCTGCCATAACCCGGACACTTGGAACATCGGCGGCGGAACCGAAATGACAACGGATGAATTGCTGGATTTAGCCTTGCAATACAAGCCGTTCTGGGGTCAAAAGGGCGGTATCACCGTCAGCGGCGGCGAACCGTTGCTGCAGATCGACTTCCTGATCGAATTGTTCACGAAAGCCAAAGCGCAAGGTGTGCATACGACATTGGACACTTGCGGCTTGCCGTTCACTTATGATGAACCATTCTTCAGCCAATTCAACAAACTGTTGGCGGTGACCGATTTGATCCTGTTGGACATCAAACACATCGACAGCCAAAAGCATAAGGAACTGACTATGTGGCCGAACGAAAGCATCATCGAATTGGCGAAATATCTGTCGGACATCAACAAACCGGTTTGGATCCGCCATGTGCTGATACCGGAACGTACCGATTACGATGAATTCCTGATCCGCTTGGATGAGTTCCTGAAAACATTGAAGAATATCGTAAAAGTCGAGATTTTGCCTTACCATAAGATGGGCGTCTACAAGTGGGAAACCTTAGGAATTCCTTACCAATTGGAGGGAATCGATCCACCTTCCGCCGAGCGGGTCGAAAATGCCAGAAAACTGCTGCATACGGAAGACTACAAAGGCTATTTGGATCTGTAAAATAATACTATTTTTCAAGGAAGAAAAGAGAATTGCCATTGCTCTTTTCTTCCTTTTTTATTATGATAAATTAAGACAATGGAAGAGAGAGTGAATTGAATGAAGAAACTGTTAGTTTTTGGACACCAAAATCCGGATACGGATGCGATCACATCTGCAATCGCCTATGCCCACTATCTGAACCAGAATGGAATCGAAGCCGAAGCGGTGGCGCTTGGCTTGCCGAGTGAAGAAACAGCCTATGCGCTGAAACGATTCAACACGGAAGCTCCGCGCGTCATCGAGACGGCAGCCAACGAAACGGATACGGTTGCTTTGGTCGACCATAATGAAGCCCAACAAAGCGTCAGCGACATCAAGGAAGTCGAAGTATATGCCGTAGTGGATCATCACCGCATCGCGAACTTCGAAACGGCCAACCCGTTGTATTACCGTGCTGAGCCTGTCGGTTGCACAAATACGATCCTTTATAAAATGTACAAGGAAAAAAACATCGCGATTCCTGCCGACATCGCCGGCTTGATGCTTTCTGCTATTATATCGGATACTTTGTTGTTCAAATCCCCGACTTGCACGCCGGAAGATGAAGCAGCGGCAGCGGCCTTGACGGAAATCGCCGGGGTCTCCTTGGACGAATACGGTCTTGCAATGCTGAAAGCGGGAACGAACTTGGACGACAAGTCGATTGCGGAATTGTTGACTTTGGACGCGAAATCATTTCCGATGGGCGATAAAAACGTCCGTATCGCACAGGTGAATACCGTCGATGTACAAGATGTCCTGAAAAGACAAGTTGAACTGGTATCCGCTATGGAAGCGGAAAATACCGCTCAAGGTTACGATGTGTTCTTGTTGGTGATCACAAACATCATCGACAGCGATTCTGCTTTATTGGTTGTAGGGTCACATTTGGACACTGTCGCGTCCGCTTTCGGGGTCTCGTTGAATGAAAATGTTGCCTTGCTGCCGGGCGTTGTTTCACGCAAAAAACAAGTAGTGCCGCCATTGACGGAAGCGTTCTCGAAATAAATTTTATAGAAAGGGCGGAGATCCAACTCAGTTAACCTGAAGTGCATCTCTGCTTTTTTGAAATTTATGCCAAGATAAAGAGGGGAGTTGAGGACATGAAAATTGGTGTAATGTCGGACTTGCATATCGACTCGAATGCGAAAAAACTGGCGCCGGGTCAAACGTATGATTATCTCTTGGCGGAGCTGCTCTATAATCAAGAAATCGACTTGCTGTTGTTGGCTGGGGATGTCTCATCCGATTACCACGATACCTTTGCTTTCCTGGATCGGATGCGGGACCACAACGTTTCGAAAATCCAATTCATACCCGGCAATCATGATTTTTGGTCCATCCGCAACCACGAAGAGGACACGGACCGTATCTATCGATTGTTCAAGGAGCGGGATGAAAATCCTGTCGGAAATCCGTATCTGATCGGAAAGGATTGGGCAGTGGTGGGGAATCCAGGTTGGTATGACTATGGATTCGCCAGCACGCGCTATACAATAGAAGAGTTTTCCAGAAAAAAGCTGAAAGTCGGCGGCTGGAATGATCGCCAGTATGTGCATTGGCAAAAGGATGATCGCGCGGTTGCCAATGCGATGCAGGAGGAGCTGGAAAGCGACCTGAAAGAAGTAGGCGACCGGAAAATAATCATGATGACACATGTTGTGACGCATCCGCAATTCGTCATCCCGCTCCCGCATCCGGTGTATGATTATTACAATGCTTTCCTCGGGAACAAAAGCTATATGCAACTGTACGAGCGTTATCCGATTGCGCACAGCATCATGGGCCATGTTCACTTCCGAAAAATGCTACATGAGGATGATACAACCTTCTATTGCGCATGCCTTGGCAGTGCGCGGCACTGGTATACGGAGGACCCTTACACCGAAATGGCCTATACTATGGAAGAAATTATGGTTGACGTGTAATTGGCAGCTTTCCGACTAGTGGTGAAGTGACCAGAAAAGGCACAACCTTTGCGAGAGGGTTATCGCTTTCCTTTTGTCAAAAATAAGTTATGCTTATGTTGTAGGTTGGCGCAGTTAGATTAATACAGGTCAGAGGTGGATTCGCATGAGATCATTCAACTTATCGGATGAAGGGGTATACACGCAGACGAGTAATTGGAGAGCGGCTGACTGGATTCATGTGGAGGATCCGAGCAGCGATGACGTTGAAGATCTGATGACCATTTTCGGCATCCCAAAGGACTACATCATGGATTCGTTGGATGAATATGAGGTCCCGCGACAAGAGGAAGTTAAAAATGCTGCAGGGGATGATATCAACCTTCTGATTGTCCTCTTCCCTAAAATGCGGTCAGTGCAGGAAAAATATACAGAATATCATACCTATCCTCTATCAATCATAACGATCAATGGGACTCTGATCACAGTCTGCAAAGAGACGCCTTCCTTTTTGACGCGCATCATGAAGAATGAATCCTTCAAAAATGAACCAGCGACATCGCAACATCACATTGTTTTATATATATTATGGGAATTGACCAAGAGTTTTGTTCATCATCTGAGGGGAATCGATGGCACGATCGAAGATCTGCAAGTCCAAATAACCAGTGCCACCCGGAATGAATATTTCTATAAGCTGATCGCCCTCCATAAGAGCTTGGTTTATTTTGAAACATCCATCACTAAGAATCATCCGTTGATAACAGAATCCATTCACAAGGCCACCTTGAACGATGATGCCCAAAGCCAGGAATTATTGCGTGATATCATTGACATCTCAAACCAAGCAGAAGTGATGGTCACCGAATCAAGCAAGATGATCGATCAGCTGAGCGAAGTGTTTTCGAGCGTCATCGCGAACAACTTGAACAATATCATGAAAGTATTGACTTCGATCACCATCGTCCTGACGATCCCCACCATCATAGCCGGCTTCTGGGGCATGAATGTCGGCTTGCCTTTCGAGAATCATCCCTGGGCGTTTGGCATCACCAGTCTGATCACTGTCGTCATCTGCATCTTTACTGTCTATTGGCTGAAAAAGAAAGATTACTTCTGACGTGGATAAGTGATTGTTGGCAGTTGACATCACAATGAAGCGGAACCAGCACAAATAAGTGCTGGTTCCGCTTCATTGTGATGTCTTTTGATTACAGGAAATCGTCCTTGCTTGGTATACTATATTTGGGAGGTGATGCGAGATGGTGGAGGATTTCCAGAGTTGGTTGGAGAGCTATGATTTGGAAAAACTCTTCAGCGATAAGAGGGACAAAGAAACGATCGACAAGGAAATGTTTTTGTTCGTCAGGTCGGATGATTTTGACGACTACTTTTCCTATGATGGTGAACTGGGAGCGCTATACAAAAAAGAAGGCACACTTTTGAGGGTGTGGACCCCTACTGCCAAATCTGTGGAAGTCTGGACGTACGCAGATGATTCCATCAAGAAGCCGTCCCAAAAAATAGCGATGGTGCAGAAAACCAAGGGGATTTTCGAAGCTTACCTGCCCGGCGACCAGCACGGAACCATTTATGTCTATAACATTCTGTTCCTGAATAACCGCGAATCCGTCACGGTCGATCCTTATGCCCGTGCGACGACGGTAAACGGCACAAAATCGGTCATTACGGACTTACTCAGGACGAATCCTGACGGGTGGGGGGGGCGGTTGCCGGCATTCGGCCTTCCGGAAGAGGCGATCATCTATGAGCTGCACATCCGGGATTTTTCCATATCCGAAAAGAGTGGGATAAAGAATAAAGGGAAATTCCTTGGTTTGACCGAAAAAAACACTAAAAACCCCAGCGGGATAAGCACAGGTTTGGATTACCTGATCGATTTGGGCATCACCCATGTGCAGATTTTGCCGATGTTCGATTATGCCACTGTCGATGAGGCGAATCTGGCGGAACCGCAATACAATTGGGGTTACGATCCGCTGAACTA contains these protein-coding regions:
- the pflA gene encoding pyruvate formate-lyase-activating protein — its product is MTEPLKGFVHSTESFGSVDGPGIRFIIFMQGCRMRCQFCHNPDTWNIGGGTEMTTDELLDLALQYKPFWGQKGGITVSGGEPLLQIDFLIELFTKAKAQGVHTTLDTCGLPFTYDEPFFSQFNKLLAVTDLILLDIKHIDSQKHKELTMWPNESIIELAKYLSDINKPVWIRHVLIPERTDYDEFLIRLDEFLKTLKNIVKVEILPYHKMGVYKWETLGIPYQLEGIDPPSAERVENARKLLHTEDYKGYLDL
- a CDS encoding manganese-dependent inorganic pyrophosphatase, whose product is MKKLLVFGHQNPDTDAITSAIAYAHYLNQNGIEAEAVALGLPSEETAYALKRFNTEAPRVIETAANETDTVALVDHNEAQQSVSDIKEVEVYAVVDHHRIANFETANPLYYRAEPVGCTNTILYKMYKEKNIAIPADIAGLMLSAIISDTLLFKSPTCTPEDEAAAAALTEIAGVSLDEYGLAMLKAGTNLDDKSIAELLTLDAKSFPMGDKNVRIAQVNTVDVQDVLKRQVELVSAMEAENTAQGYDVFLLVITNIIDSDSALLVVGSHLDTVASAFGVSLNENVALLPGVVSRKKQVVPPLTEAFSK
- a CDS encoding metallophosphoesterase, translated to MKIGVMSDLHIDSNAKKLAPGQTYDYLLAELLYNQEIDLLLLAGDVSSDYHDTFAFLDRMRDHNVSKIQFIPGNHDFWSIRNHEEDTDRIYRLFKERDENPVGNPYLIGKDWAVVGNPGWYDYGFASTRYTIEEFSRKKLKVGGWNDRQYVHWQKDDRAVANAMQEELESDLKEVGDRKIIMMTHVVTHPQFVIPLPHPVYDYYNAFLGNKSYMQLYERYPIAHSIMGHVHFRKMLHEDDTTFYCACLGSARHWYTEDPYTEMAYTMEEIMVDV
- a CDS encoding magnesium transporter CorA family protein, with amino-acid sequence MRSFNLSDEGVYTQTSNWRAADWIHVEDPSSDDVEDLMTIFGIPKDYIMDSLDEYEVPRQEEVKNAAGDDINLLIVLFPKMRSVQEKYTEYHTYPLSIITINGTLITVCKETPSFLTRIMKNESFKNEPATSQHHIVLYILWELTKSFVHHLRGIDGTIEDLQVQITSATRNEYFYKLIALHKSLVYFETSITKNHPLITESIHKATLNDDAQSQELLRDIIDISNQAEVMVTESSKMIDQLSEVFSSVIANNLNNIMKVLTSITIVLTIPTIIAGFWGMNVGLPFENHPWAFGITSLITVVICIFTVYWLKKKDYF